Part of the Arthrobacter gengyunqii genome is shown below.
CTGCATTCCCGATGGCGGGCAGGGACGCCGGGTCAAGGTAGGTCATGTAGAGAGGCACGTACTGCGGCTGGAACTTGGCTTTGAAGGCCAGCAGGGAACGGAACCCGTACACCGGTTCCAGAGTGGCCCCGAGTAAATCCAGGACGTGGTCCAGGATCGGCGCCTCACTCTCGCCGGCACGGCGGGAGCGGGCCAGCGGCGCACCGCTGAGACTGAGGGTTTCGTATCCTTCGTCCTGCAGCAAAACCGCGGCCGAGGCTATGAGGAAGTCCATGGCCGGACGGAACCCGGAGCTGCGCCTGCGCATGAAGTCCAGCGTCCAGCCCACAACATCGCCGTCACGGTAGATCGGCAGCCATGAGGTGACACCGTGTACTGTGCCGTCCCGGTCCATCGCCAACAGGCAGCGCACCTCCGGGTCATCCACCTCGTCAAGGCCGCCCAGAGTGAAACCCATTTCCGGCATTTTCTTATCCGCCACCCATTCCTCGGAGATGGCATGAAGCTGGTCGATGACGGCCAGCGGGGCGGTGGAGTAGTTGATCCACCGTGCTTCGATCCCGGCTTTGCGGGCATGGTTCATGGCGGTGCGGACGTCCTGGAATTTCTTCCCCTTGAATTCCAGTTTTCCCAGTGGGAGTACTGTTTCCTCGGCCACCTGCAGGCGGGAAAAACCCAGTCCCGCGGTGATCTTCTCCGTTTCCGATGTCACCGAATAAAGGCACGCCGCCAACCCGTTTGCGGTGCAGTAAGCGGCAAACCCCTCGACGGTCTCCCGCAGGTCCTCGGGCGGTCCCACCGGCTCACCCACGGTGAGGGCAACGCCCATTCCCGGGCGGAACGCCACGTAGGAATCGCCTGACGGTGCAAACCAGTACGTGTTCCCGGGCCACAGGGTCATCCAGGACATGGTGCTCCCGCCGTGCTTCATCAGCAGTTCACGCGCCCGGCCTTCGTCTCCGGCCTCGGGTGCGTGCGCGGGCTTCAGCCAGGACCCCAGCAGCATCACGCAGACAAAAACCCAGAAAAGAACTCCCACCCCCTCATACAGAAGGTCGGTGAACAGCGTCACGGGCAGCACCCCCGGCACTGCGGAAGTCAGTTCCAGGACCGGGAGGAAGCGCTTGGGCAGGTCCGCTATCAGCAGTGATGCCGAAGCACGGGGCGTGAAACCGTCCCGGTCCAGGAGGCCGGCGGCAACGTAGACAATGCTGAGGAAAACCGCCGCCCCGGCAACCCGGACCGCGAACCTGCGGTAGGTTCCCGCCGGCGCCGAAACGGTGAAGAGGCGGTGCGTCGCGGCCAGCAGCACCAGCACAGCCAGCGGAACAAGCAATGGCAGCCCCAGCGCCAGGGCATTCTGTGCCGTTCCCAGTTCATAACGATTTCCCGCAGTGTCGCCTCCAAGGAAGCGGATCACGCGCAGGCCTGCCAGAACCGTCATCACGCCCTGCAGGATCAGCCCGCCCGCCCACGCGAACCGGCGCCCCCGGCGCAATCCGTCGGAGAACACGGCCAGGAGTATCTGCGGCAGAACGGCCAGGAAGAAACCCGCGGGACCGGCGCGCAGCTGCAGCCTGGCGGAATTGCAGTCCACGGCCTGCCCCGGATCACCGCAGAGCTGGGCGAGGGTTTGCGGGTCCGTAATCTCCACATTGGTAAACAGATAGCGCAGAACTGCCAGCGGACCCACAGCCTGTGAGCTGAGGGCCGAAATCACCGGGCCAACAGCCGAAGCAAAGACCACCAGACCCACCAGGACGCGTGCTTCCCTGCGGGTGGAGACCAGCCGCCCGGGCCAGCGCGGCAGCCGGCCAAAGAGCAGGGGACCGCCGACGGCGCCCACGGTTGCCGCTGCCAGAACGGTGACGCTGTGAAATGACCCGCCGTACAGGGCCAGGAGCGCCAACAGGGTAAGGAGACCCACGCGCAGCCGGCGCCGCCACAGGGTGGAAAGCCGTGCGCTCAGTGCCGTGAGGGTGCCGCAGGCCAGGGCCACCGGCCCCACGAAGGATTCTGATTCCAGCGCCCGTGACCACTCCCCGGGTATGGCGTTCGCGGTGTGGGTGAAACCAATGGCAAGCAGCGCGCCGAGGACCTGGGATATCACTGCTGCCAGGGCAAACCGCACCGATCCCATCAGCCGCTCGGAGGGGAGTCCGGCGCCCAGGACCAGCACGGTTGCCGCGAAGTAACCCGGCAGCCCGGACGCCCAGAAGCCGGAAAGCAGCAGCGCGGGCCAATGGCCCGGCAGAGAGTCCGCTGACAAAACCACCCAGTCTGCCAGCGCGCCCCCCGGGCCGGAGCGCAGGCTTCCCGTTGCTGCACCCGCAATCCAGTAAAAGGCGAGAAAGGCCAGCGTTACCGGTGCCCGTCGTACGCCGCCGCGAAACCACTCCGCCTGCCAGAGCAGCGTCCTGCTGACGCCGGACCGGCCGAATCCTGCAGCAGCGCCAGCGGATGATGTAGTTGCCAAGCCAGGTACCTCCGCACCGCACGGATGTTGCGGGAACCGCGCTACAGCGGCCCATAGGGTGGTGACAGTCTAGGGCGGACGCAGCCCCAAATGGCATGCCTTTCCGGGCTGCGGAGGATTTCCCGGATAAAGTACGCGGGTGAGCTACCCCTACTTCAACGCCTCCGGCCCGCTGGGCTTCGCCCACCGCGGCTTTTCCCGGGAAGGCCTGGAAAACTCCATGCCGGCGTTCCGTGCCGCCGCGGCATTGGGCTTCGGGTATCTGGAAACAGACGTGCGCACCACGCGCGACGGCGTCCTCCTGGCCTTCCACGACGCCACACTGGACCGCGTTGCCGGCGCCGGAGGTCCGGTGGGAAACCTCAGCTACCGGCAGATCCAGGCAGCCCGCATCGGTGGACAGGCAAAAATTCCAACCTTTGAAGAGCTGCTCACCGAACTGCCGGGGGTGCGGCTGAACGTGGACATCAAGGATGCCGCGGGATCAGCTGAACTGGCCCGGCTGCTGGACAAGCACGGAGCCCATGAGCGTGTGCTCGTCACCTCCTTCTCCGATCGGCGCCGGCTGGCGGCGCTTCGGATCCTGCGCCGCTCGGGCCGGCGGGCCTCGAGTTCCGCGGGAGCTGTCTTCACCGCACTGACGGTGCTGCTTGCGCCCCTGGGGCTGGCCGGACCGCTGGCGCGCGTGGGCCGCTACCAATGCCTGCAGGTGCCCGAACGCCAGGGCCCGGTGAAGGTGGTGACGCCGTCGTTCCTCCGCCGCTGCCACCGGGCCGGGCTGCAGGTGCACGTGTGGACTGTGAATGAACCCGCCGACATGGAGCGGTTGCTGCAGGAGGGTGTGGACGGACTGGTGTCGGACCGCGCCGATCTGCTGGCCGGAATCCTGGCGAAGCGCGGAGCCTGGCCGCAGCAGGGTCCGGAGGGGATGGCAGGATAGGGGCATGCGCGTTCTCATAGCCCCGGACAAGTTCAAAGGTTCCCTCTCCGCAGTGGAGGCCGCCGCCGCCATGGCCGAAGGCGTGCTCGCCGTGTATCCGGAGGCGGACGTGATGCTCGTTCCGGTGGCCGACGGCGGCGAGGGCACCCTGGAAGCGGCGCTGGCCGCGGGTGCGCAGGAACGCACCGCCACTGTCCGCGGACCGCTGGGAGGAAACGTCACCGCCCTGTGGGCGCTGACCGGCGGCACGGCCGTGATTGAAACCGCCCGGGCCTCGGGCCTGATGCTGGTGGAACCCTCCGTGCAGTCGTCCCTGGCCGCGTCGAGTTACGGCAGCGGAGAACTCATCCGCGAAGCGCTGGACGCCGGAGCGTCGGAGATTGTCCTCGGCATCGGCGGATCGGCCATGACCGACGGCGGTTCCGGTGCCCTTACCGCCCTCGGGCTGCGGATCCTTGATGCTGCAGGTAACCCGGTGCCGCCCGGCGGAGCAGGCCTGTCCCTCGCCGCCGCCATCGACGCCTCCGGCCTGGATCCCCGGCTGGCCGGAGTGCGGATCCGCATCGCCGCCGACGTCACCAACCCGCTCACCGGCAGCGAGGGCGCGGCACACGTGTTTGCCGGGCAAAAGGGAGCGGATGCCACCGCGCGGCTGCTGCTGGATGAGGCGCTGGTCAAGTGGGCGGCGCTGCTGCTGCAAACCACCGGCGTCGACGTCGATACTGCCGGCGCCGGCGCGGCCGGAGGCTTCCCGTCGGGCTTCCTGGCGGTCACCAATGCCACGCTGGAAAGCGGCTTCGACGTGATTGCCCTGCTTACCGGACTGGACACAGCGCTGGAAAAGGCCGATTTGGTGCTGACGGGCGAGGGATCACTGGATGAGCAGTCCCGTTACGGCAAGGCGCCGCTGTCAGTGGCCGAGCGCGCACGGGATGCCGGCATCCCGGTTGTGGCTCTGGCCGGCCGCATCACCCTGCCGCCGCACATCCTGGCCGAATACGGCGTGGTGGCGGCCGTCAGCCTGCTGGACCTGGTGCAGGATCCGGCCGACGCGATGGTCCATGCCCAGCGGTGGCTGACGCGGGCCACCGTTCAGGCGTTGGAAGGGGCCTAAGCTAAGTCCCGCCTAGCCCAGGCGGCTCGGCGTGGAGCCCAGATCCTCGCCGGGTTCATCGGGATCGGTGCCGCGCCAGCGGGCAATCGACTGCATGCCGTGGAAGGCGATCAGGGTGGCGCCGGTGCCCAGGGCAATGCCGCCGAATTCCAGCCCGGCAACCACCCAGGTGAAGTTGGCGATGGCGATGATCAGTCCCAAGCCTGCGGTGGACAGATTGATCGGGTTGGAGAAATTCACCCGGTTGTCCACCCAGATCCGCACGCCCAGAATCCCGATCATGCCGTAAAGGATCACGCCGGCCCCGCCCAGGACGCCGCCGGGGACGGTGGCGATCATGGCACCGAACTTCGGGAACATGCTCAGCAGGATGGCGACGATGCCGGCCACCCAGTAGGCGGCGGTGGAGTACACGCGGGACGCCGCCATGACGCCAATGTTTTCCGCGTAGGTGGTGGTCGCCGAGCCGCCGCCGGAGCCCGCCAGGACCGTCGCGAGGCCGTCAGCCATCAGTGCCCGGCCGGCATAGGGATCCAGGTCCCGTCCGGTCATGGCGGCAACCGACTTTACGTGGCCGATGTTCTCGGCAACGAGCACCAGGACCACGGGCACGAACAAGCCGATGACCGAGAAATGGAAGGTGGGGGACTGGAACTCGGGCAGTCCGAACCAGGCGGCGTCGTTGATGGCCTGGAAGTCCACTTCACCCTGGATGATGGCGGCAATGTAGCCGGCAACCACGCCCAGCAGGATTGAGAGGCGGCCCAGGAAACCCTTGAACAGGACGGTCGCCAGCAAGATGGCCACCACCGTGATGGTGGCGGTCAGCGGGCCCTTCTCAAAGTTGTCCCGCGCGGAACCGGCGAGGTTCAGCCCGATGAGGGCCACAATGGTGCCGGTGACGACGGGCGGCATCAGGATCTGGATCCATTTGGTGCCCGCCCGCTGAACAGCCAGTCCGATCAGGAACAGGACGGCACCGGCCATGATGATTCCGCCCAGTGCTCCGCCGGGGCCGTGCTGGCTGGTGGCCGCCGTGATCGGAGCGATGAACGCGAAGCTGGAACCCAGATAGCTGGGCACCCGCCCGGCGGTGATGATCAAAAAGAGGATGGTTCCGAGGCCGGAGAACAGCAGGGTGGTGGCCGGCGGAAAACCGGTGAGCAGGGGCACCAGGAAGGTTGCGCCGAACATCGCCACCACGTGCTGGGATCCGATTCCGATGGTCCGCGGCCAGCTCAACCGTTCATCCGGAGCAACGTACTCTCCGGGTTTGATGGTCTTGCCGTCGCCGTGAATTGTCCAGGCCGTACCGAATTTGCTCATGGGTGTGCCTTTCGAAGACCCGCGGTTGGTTCGTGCAGAATAGTACCGGGCTTTGACAGCCGGGGTGTTATGTTGCAAACCGCATCTATTTTACCGGAGAACAACCGGGCGGAAACAGCGGTTTTCGCCCGTGAACGGACGGAACAGCATGGGTATTTCAGCGGCAGGCCGCACGGTTCTCATTACCGGCGCGGCAATGGGCATGGGCAGGCTTTACGCGGAGCGGGCAGTGCGCGACGGCGCCGCTCACGTAGTGCTGTGGGACCGCAACGCCGAGGCACTGGAGGCCACCGCGGCGGACTTGCGGGCCCTGGGCGGCAGCACCGTCCACCCCTATGCCCTGGATGTCAGTTCCGTGGCTGAAGTTACTGCCGCCGCCGAGAGTGTCCTGGCCGTCGCCGGAGTTCCCGACATCCTCATCAACAATGCCGGCATTGTCCGCGGAAAGTACTTCTGGGAGCATGACCATGAGGCCGATATTGATGCCGTCATGCAGGTGAACACACTGGCTCCCATGCACATCACCCGGGTGTTCCTGCCGCAGATGATTGCCCGCCGCACCCCGGCGCGGATCCTGAACGTCGCTTCGGCGTCGGGCACCCTGTCCGTGCCGAAGATGAGCGTCTACACCGCCTCCAAATGGGCTGTCATCGGCTGGAGCGATTCGCTGCGGCTGGAACTGAATGAATCAGGCAATGGGCACGTTCAGGTCACCACCCTGATTCCGAGCTACATCAAAACCGGAATGTTTGCCGGTGCACGCGGCCCGCTGCTGACGCCGCTGATGGAACCGGAGTATGTGGTGGACCGTGCCTGGGCGGCCCTGATGGAGGGCAAGGCCCGCATCCAGCTGCCCTGGACCGTGCCGCTGGGCAGCGCCCTGAGAGGGCTGCTGCCGCAGCCGGTATGGGATGTGGTGGCAGGACGGGTTTTTAAGGTGTACCAGTCGATGGACCATTTCACCGGACGTCCTGCCGCTCCCGCGGCAGCGGAGGGCAAGCGATGAGTGCGACAGCCCAACACGAGACCACGGGAGGCACTTTCGGTGCGTCCATACCCTCCGTGGTGGCAGGGGTGCGCCGCGCCTACGATTCCGGGGTCACCCGCCCGCTGGACTGGCGCCGAACGCAGCTGCAGGGCCTGATTCGGCTGCTGACCGAACGGGAAGCAGAGCTCAGCGCGGCGCTGGCGCAGGATCTGGGCAAAAACCCGCTGGAAGGCTACCTGACCGAAATCTCCATCACCGTCTCGGAGACTGAATATGCCCTCAAGCATTTAGCCCAGTGGACCCGCAGCACCAAGGTTCCCGTGCCGCTGGGCCTGAAGCCCGCCTCCGCGAAGACAGAACCTCAGCCGCTGGGCGTGGTGCTGATTATTGCGCCGTGGAACTACCCGGTGCAGCTGCTGCTGGCTCCGCTCATCGGAGCGCTCGCGGCGGGCAACGCCGCGGTGCTGAAGCCTTCCGAGCTGGCGCCGGCCACCTCCCGGGCCATGGCCGAACTGCTGCCCCTGTATCTGGACCCGGCCGCCGTCGTTGTGGTGGAGGGTGGGCAGGAAGCGAGCACGGCGCTGCTGGCCGAGCGGTTCGATTCCATCTTCTTTACCGGCGGTGAGCGGGTGGGCCGGGTGGTCCTGCAGGCCGCCGCCCAGTACCTGACGCCGGTCACGCTGGAGCTGGGCGGGAAGTCACCGGCAGTGGTCCTGGACGGCAATTTCGCCGCGATCGCCCGCCGTCTGGTGTACGGCAAAATGCTGAATGCCGGCCAAACCTGCGTGGCGCCGGATTATGTGCTGGTCACCGAGGAGGCCGCACCCAAACTGCGCAAGCATCTGGTGCGGGCCGTGGCCGAGCTGTTCGGGAAGGATCCGGCACGGAGCGCGGACCTGGGACGGATTATCAACGAGCAGCACTGGGACCGGCTCCACGGCCTGCTGGAAAGCGGCACCGTGCTCGCCGGCGGCCGAGGGGACCGGAACTCGCTGTATCTGGAACCGACCATCCTCACCGAGGTGTCACCGGATTCGCCCGTGATGCAGGAGGAAATCTTCGGACCGATCCTGCCGCTGCTGACGGTGAAGGACCTGGACGAAGCCATCTCCTTCATCAATGACCGTCCCGTGCCGCTGGCGTCCTACCTCTACTCGCAGTCAGCGGCAGCCCGGAAAACCTTCGAGGCCCGGGTGCGGGCCGGAAGCGTGAACCACAACGTGAGCACCGTGCAGCTGGCGGTTCCCGGCCTGCCCTTCGGCGGTGCCGGAGCCAGCGGCACCGGCGCCTATCACGGCAAATACACGTTCGACACGTTCAGCCAGCTGCGCCCGGTGTTTACCAAGGGCACGGCGCTGGACACGCTCAAGGTGGCCTATCCGCCGTACAACGGGCTCAAGCGGCGGCTGCTGCGCCGCCTGCTCTGACCGGCCGGGATAAGCGCACGGTCCGGGATAAGCGCAAAGGGGGTGCACCGCGCGGTGCCCCCCCTTGTGTTGTGCGCCTGAAGCTAGGAAATAACGCCGTCCACAATGGCCTTGGCTTCGGCCTGCACCTGGTGCAGGTGTTCCTCGCCCTTGAACGACTCCGCATAGATCTTGTAGACATCCTCGGTGCCGGAAGGCCGGGCGGCGAACCAGGCATTTTCCGTGGTGACCTTCAGCCCGCCGACGGGAGCGCCGTTCCCGGGCGCTTCGGTCAGCCGGGCGGTGATCTCCTCGCCGGCCAGGGTGGTGGCGGTGACGTCCGACGGCGAGAGCTTGGCCAGCGCCGCCTTCTGCTCCCGGCTGGCGGGCGCATCCACGCGGGCGTATTCCGGATCGCCGAACTGCGCGGTGAGCTCCCGGTAGCGCTGGGACGGGGTCTTGCCCGTCACGGCGGTGATTTCGGAGGCCAGCAGGGCCAGCAGGATTCCGTCCTTGTCGGTGGTCCAGGCCTTGCCGTCCAGGCGCAGGAAGGACGCACCGGCCGATTCCTCGCCGCCGAAGGCCGCCTCACCGGACAGCAGCCCCGGAACAAACCACTTGAAGCCCACCGGGACCTCCATCAGGGTCCGGCCCAGATCGCCGGTCACCCGGTCGATCATGGAGGAAGACACCAGGGTCTTGCCCACCATGGCGTCCTTCGGCCAGCCCGAACGGTTCCGGTACAGGTAATCGATGGCGACGGCGAGGTAATGGTTGGGATTCATCAGCCCGGCGTCGGGCGTGACAATTCCG
Proteins encoded:
- a CDS encoding bifunctional lysylphosphatidylglycerol flippase/synthetase MprF, whose protein sequence is MATTSSAGAAAGFGRSGVSRTLLWQAEWFRGGVRRAPVTLAFLAFYWIAGAATGSLRSGPGGALADWVVLSADSLPGHWPALLLSGFWASGLPGYFAATVLVLGAGLPSERLMGSVRFALAAVISQVLGALLAIGFTHTANAIPGEWSRALESESFVGPVALACGTLTALSARLSTLWRRRLRVGLLTLLALLALYGGSFHSVTVLAAATVGAVGGPLLFGRLPRWPGRLVSTRREARVLVGLVVFASAVGPVISALSSQAVGPLAVLRYLFTNVEITDPQTLAQLCGDPGQAVDCNSARLQLRAGPAGFFLAVLPQILLAVFSDGLRRGRRFAWAGGLILQGVMTVLAGLRVIRFLGGDTAGNRYELGTAQNALALGLPLLVPLAVLVLLAATHRLFTVSAPAGTYRRFAVRVAGAAVFLSIVYVAAGLLDRDGFTPRASASLLIADLPKRFLPVLELTSAVPGVLPVTLFTDLLYEGVGVLFWVFVCVMLLGSWLKPAHAPEAGDEGRARELLMKHGGSTMSWMTLWPGNTYWFAPSGDSYVAFRPGMGVALTVGEPVGPPEDLRETVEGFAAYCTANGLAACLYSVTSETEKITAGLGFSRLQVAEETVLPLGKLEFKGKKFQDVRTAMNHARKAGIEARWINYSTAPLAVIDQLHAISEEWVADKKMPEMGFTLGGLDEVDDPEVRCLLAMDRDGTVHGVTSWLPIYRDGDVVGWTLDFMRRRSSGFRPAMDFLIASAAVLLQDEGYETLSLSGAPLARSRRAGESEAPILDHVLDLLGATLEPVYGFRSLLAFKAKFQPQYVPLYMTYLDPASLPAIGNAVARAYLPEVSLSQSFTLMRRIVDGVR
- a CDS encoding glycerophosphodiester phosphodiesterase; the encoded protein is MSYPYFNASGPLGFAHRGFSREGLENSMPAFRAAAALGFGYLETDVRTTRDGVLLAFHDATLDRVAGAGGPVGNLSYRQIQAARIGGQAKIPTFEELLTELPGVRLNVDIKDAAGSAELARLLDKHGAHERVLVTSFSDRRRLAALRILRRSGRRASSSAGAVFTALTVLLAPLGLAGPLARVGRYQCLQVPERQGPVKVVTPSFLRRCHRAGLQVHVWTVNEPADMERLLQEGVDGLVSDRADLLAGILAKRGAWPQQGPEGMAG
- a CDS encoding glycerate kinase, with translation MRVLIAPDKFKGSLSAVEAAAAMAEGVLAVYPEADVMLVPVADGGEGTLEAALAAGAQERTATVRGPLGGNVTALWALTGGTAVIETARASGLMLVEPSVQSSLAASSYGSGELIREALDAGASEIVLGIGGSAMTDGGSGALTALGLRILDAAGNPVPPGGAGLSLAAAIDASGLDPRLAGVRIRIAADVTNPLTGSEGAAHVFAGQKGADATARLLLDEALVKWAALLLQTTGVDVDTAGAGAAGGFPSGFLAVTNATLESGFDVIALLTGLDTALEKADLVLTGEGSLDEQSRYGKAPLSVAERARDAGIPVVALAGRITLPPHILAEYGVVAAVSLLDLVQDPADAMVHAQRWLTRATVQALEGA
- a CDS encoding uracil-xanthine permease family protein; this encodes MSKFGTAWTIHGDGKTIKPGEYVAPDERLSWPRTIGIGSQHVVAMFGATFLVPLLTGFPPATTLLFSGLGTILFLIITAGRVPSYLGSSFAFIAPITAATSQHGPGGALGGIIMAGAVLFLIGLAVQRAGTKWIQILMPPVVTGTIVALIGLNLAGSARDNFEKGPLTATITVVAILLATVLFKGFLGRLSILLGVVAGYIAAIIQGEVDFQAINDAAWFGLPEFQSPTFHFSVIGLFVPVVLVLVAENIGHVKSVAAMTGRDLDPYAGRALMADGLATVLAGSGGGSATTTYAENIGVMAASRVYSTAAYWVAGIVAILLSMFPKFGAMIATVPGGVLGGAGVILYGMIGILGVRIWVDNRVNFSNPINLSTAGLGLIIAIANFTWVVAGLEFGGIALGTGATLIAFHGMQSIARWRGTDPDEPGEDLGSTPSRLG
- a CDS encoding SDR family NAD(P)-dependent oxidoreductase; protein product: MGISAAGRTVLITGAAMGMGRLYAERAVRDGAAHVVLWDRNAEALEATAADLRALGGSTVHPYALDVSSVAEVTAAAESVLAVAGVPDILINNAGIVRGKYFWEHDHEADIDAVMQVNTLAPMHITRVFLPQMIARRTPARILNVASASGTLSVPKMSVYTASKWAVIGWSDSLRLELNESGNGHVQVTTLIPSYIKTGMFAGARGPLLTPLMEPEYVVDRAWAALMEGKARIQLPWTVPLGSALRGLLPQPVWDVVAGRVFKVYQSMDHFTGRPAAPAAAEGKR
- a CDS encoding aldehyde dehydrogenase family protein → MSATAQHETTGGTFGASIPSVVAGVRRAYDSGVTRPLDWRRTQLQGLIRLLTEREAELSAALAQDLGKNPLEGYLTEISITVSETEYALKHLAQWTRSTKVPVPLGLKPASAKTEPQPLGVVLIIAPWNYPVQLLLAPLIGALAAGNAAVLKPSELAPATSRAMAELLPLYLDPAAVVVVEGGQEASTALLAERFDSIFFTGGERVGRVVLQAAAQYLTPVTLELGGKSPAVVLDGNFAAIARRLVYGKMLNAGQTCVAPDYVLVTEEAAPKLRKHLVRAVAELFGKDPARSADLGRIINEQHWDRLHGLLESGTVLAGGRGDRNSLYLEPTILTEVSPDSPVMQEEIFGPILPLLTVKDLDEAISFINDRPVPLASYLYSQSAAARKTFEARVRAGSVNHNVSTVQLAVPGLPFGGAGASGTGAYHGKYTFDTFSQLRPVFTKGTALDTLKVAYPPYNGLKRRLLRRLL